Within Cyanobacterium stanieri LEGE 03274, the genomic segment CAAAAAGCCCAACGACAAAGAATATTCCAGTTTTCTATTTTGGTGATTCTTTTAAGCCTAATTAGTTGATCTTTTCCTTTTTTTGATATTTTTATTCTTTCTATGGGCAATCCTGAAGATGTCTGTTTTACACTATTCACTTTATTTATGGAAAATCAATAACTAAAATTTAATTATAGATAGAATAACAACTATTATCACTGGCAAAATTGATCCATAAAAGCCATGAGTCAAATCATCTCAAAAGCCATTACCCCCAAGGAATTTCTACAACAATCAGAAACCCAACCACCCCAAGAATACATAGAGGGAAAAATATTCCCTCTTATCCATTCCCCATTGCCCATTCCCTATTGCCTAATTTATTAATTTGTACTCCACAATGGATTATCATATATAGGAGTATTAAATATAATTAAGACATAGATTAAAGTGAGCCAAACTAACTTAAACTATTTAGCCGATACAGATCCAGCTATAGCGGAAATTATTGCCAACGAGTTACAACGCCAAAGAAGTCATCTCGAATTAATTGCTAGTGAAAACTTTACCTCCCCTGCGGTAATGGCTGCCCAAGGTTCTGTGTTAACTAATAAATACGCTGAAGGTTTACCCGGAAAACGTTACTATGGTGGTTGTCATTTTGTCGATCAAGCCGAAGACTTAGCCATCGAAAGAGCTAAAAAATTATTCGGTGCCGAAATGGCCAACGTACAACCCCACTCTGGCGCCCAAGCTAACTTTGCCGTATTTTTAACTCTCCTCAACCCAGGGGATAAAATTATGGGCATGGACTTATCCCACGGTGGACACCTTACCCATGGTTCTCCTGTAAACGTTTCTGGTAAATGGTTTGAAGTGTGTCAATATGGCGTAAGCAAGGAAACCGAGCGCCTAGATTATGACGAAATCAGAACATTAGCACTAAAAGAGCGTCCTAAGTTAATCATTTGCGGTTATTCTGCTTATCCTCGCATTATCGATTTTGCCAAATTCCGTGAAATCGCTGACGAAGTAGGGGCATATTTACTCGCAGACATCGCCCATATCGCTGGTTTGGTAGCCAGTGGACATCACCCCAATCCTGTGCCTTATTGTGATGTGGTAACTACTACTACCCATAAAACCCTCAGAGGCCCCCGTGGTGGCTTGATTTTGACCCGTGATGCGGAATTAGGTAAAAAACTTAATAAGGCGGTATTCCCCGGTACTCAGGGCGGCCCTTTGGAACACGTCATCGCTGGTAAGGCAGTGGCTTTTGGTGAGGCGTTAAAACCTGAGTTCAAAACCTATTGCGCACAGGTGATTGCTAACTCTCAGGCTTTGGGTTCTCAGTTAGTTAACAGAGGCTTTAAGTTGGTTTCTGGTGGTAGTGATAACCATTTGAATTTGGTTGATTTACGTTCCATTGGTATGACTGGTAAGGTAGCTGATAAGTTGTTGGGTGAAACCAGCATCACTGCCAACAAAAATACTGTACCTTTTGATCCTGAATCTCCTTTTGTTACTAGCGGTTTACGTTTGGGTTCTCCTGCAGAAACCACTAGGGGCTTGAAAGAGGCTGAGTTTACCGAGATTGCCAACATTATTGCCGATCGCCTCTTAAACCCTGATGATGAGGCTGTTAGAACCGATTGTATGCGCCGTGTAGAGGCTCTGTGCGATCGTTTCCCCCTTTATCCTCACATTACTATTCCGGTACCTGCTCTGGCCTAATCTAAAAACTTAAAGGCAACCGAATATTATTCAAGGCAAGGGGCTTAAGCCCCTTGTTTCTTAAAAGAGTGAACTAAGACTGTTAACAAAAAATTCTGATCATGCTATTACAACCCCACCAAAGAGTAAAATTAGATGACACCGAAGACACATTATTTTACGCTTATCCTCGTTTTGTTACCCACGTTGATAATAACTTTATCTCTCAATTAACCAATCTCTATCGTCAAGAACTAAAACCCCATACAAAAATACTAGACTTAATGAGTAGTTGGGTTTCTCACCTGCCCCCAGAAATGGAATTTAGCCATATAGAAGGCCATGGTATGAATGAGGATGAGTTAAAAAAGAATGATAGGTTAGACCATTATTTTCTCCAAAATCTCAACAGTAACTTACAACTACCCCTAGAGGATAATGATTTTGATGCGGTGTTATGCACAGTTTCTATTCAATATCTGCAATACCCCGAAGCAATTTTCATGGAAGTTGCCCGTATCCTCAAACCTGGTGGAGTAGCTATTTTTAGTTTTTCCAATCGGATGTTTTACCAAAAAGCCATTACCGCTTGGCGTGATGCCACCGACAGACAAAGGATATTTTTAACCAAGTCTTATTTTCAGTCTGTGCCAGAGTTTGAAACCCCAGAAGTCATTGCACAACAACCTGAAACCCCTACTTTTTTACAGATGTTGGGTATGGGGGCAAAAGATCCCTTTTATGCAGTATATGCAAGGAAAAAATAGCTCAAATTGTTTTTATATTTAACTTCCTATTTCATAAATAAAATTAAAACTAGCCCAATTACTTAAATCTAAAGCATAAACATCTGATAAATTTGCCACTAAATCCCCAGTAACACCACTG encodes:
- the glyA gene encoding serine hydroxymethyltransferase, with translation MSQTNLNYLADTDPAIAEIIANELQRQRSHLELIASENFTSPAVMAAQGSVLTNKYAEGLPGKRYYGGCHFVDQAEDLAIERAKKLFGAEMANVQPHSGAQANFAVFLTLLNPGDKIMGMDLSHGGHLTHGSPVNVSGKWFEVCQYGVSKETERLDYDEIRTLALKERPKLIICGYSAYPRIIDFAKFREIADEVGAYLLADIAHIAGLVASGHHPNPVPYCDVVTTTTHKTLRGPRGGLILTRDAELGKKLNKAVFPGTQGGPLEHVIAGKAVAFGEALKPEFKTYCAQVIANSQALGSQLVNRGFKLVSGGSDNHLNLVDLRSIGMTGKVADKLLGETSITANKNTVPFDPESPFVTSGLRLGSPAETTRGLKEAEFTEIANIIADRLLNPDDEAVRTDCMRRVEALCDRFPLYPHITIPVPALA
- a CDS encoding class I SAM-dependent methyltransferase, with product MLLQPHQRVKLDDTEDTLFYAYPRFVTHVDNNFISQLTNLYRQELKPHTKILDLMSSWVSHLPPEMEFSHIEGHGMNEDELKKNDRLDHYFLQNLNSNLQLPLEDNDFDAVLCTVSIQYLQYPEAIFMEVARILKPGGVAIFSFSNRMFYQKAITAWRDATDRQRIFLTKSYFQSVPEFETPEVIAQQPETPTFLQMLGMGAKDPFYAVYARKK